From Proteiniborus sp. MB09-C3, the proteins below share one genomic window:
- the holB gene encoding DNA polymerase III subunit delta': protein MDFNDIIGHEKIIENLKNAIKNNTVSHSYLFEGPKSIGKEKLAKVFAKTLLCQRGGDSPCNTCPSCMKIESGNHPDFHMEYPDKDSFKKEQIEELQRTIRKIPLESNRKIYILDDVDKMTQQAQNSFLKTLEEPPGYAIIMLLATNGYSLLPTIVSRCQIVKFTPIERHKIEKALVNNFGRSEEQARFIASFSNGIIGKAIELSKSDDFKLLRDEIIEKLNTVINGDKLKIFSISEFFEQNKELIDEVMDIILLWYRDLLIYKETKNVGFLINKDKADSISYQCQKLSKQKIMDILDVVRRTKEDIHSNVNFQLAIEVMLLNIQEV from the coding sequence ATGGATTTTAATGATATAATAGGGCATGAAAAGATTATCGAAAATCTTAAAAATGCAATAAAAAATAATACAGTTTCCCATAGCTATCTTTTTGAAGGACCTAAGTCTATTGGAAAAGAAAAGCTAGCAAAGGTTTTTGCAAAGACATTATTGTGTCAGAGAGGTGGAGATAGTCCATGTAACACATGCCCATCTTGCATGAAAATAGAATCAGGAAATCATCCTGATTTTCATATGGAATATCCAGATAAAGATTCATTTAAGAAGGAGCAGATAGAGGAGCTTCAGAGAACTATTAGAAAGATTCCTCTAGAATCAAACAGGAAAATATATATATTAGACGATGTAGATAAGATGACGCAACAGGCGCAAAATAGCTTTTTGAAAACTTTAGAGGAACCTCCAGGATATGCAATAATTATGCTGCTGGCTACTAATGGTTACAGTTTACTTCCAACCATAGTTTCAAGATGTCAAATAGTAAAGTTTACTCCCATAGAGAGGCATAAGATAGAGAAGGCATTGGTAAATAATTTTGGTAGATCAGAAGAGCAGGCAAGATTTATAGCTTCATTTTCAAATGGAATAATAGGGAAGGCTATAGAATTATCTAAGTCAGATGACTTTAAACTGCTTAGGGATGAAATAATAGAGAAATTAAATACAGTTATAAACGGAGATAAACTTAAGATTTTTTCTATTAGTGAATTTTTCGAACAAAATAAAGAGCTTATTGACGAAGTTATGGATATTATTTTATTATGGTACAGGGACCTACTGATATATAAAGAGACAAAAAATGTGGGGTTTTTAATAAATAAGGATAAAGCTGACTCAATTTCTTATCAATGTCAAAAATTATCAAAGCAAAAAATAATGGATATACTAGATGTAGTGAGAAGAACTAAGGAAGATATCCACTCCAATGTAAACTTTCAACTTGCCATTGAAGTAATGCTTTTAAATATTCAGGAGGTATAA
- a CDS encoding YaaR family protein, with protein sequence MKINDVMNKTTQAIDLPSTQDVKKKDLQRSKFTEELNRVDELTVKERLEKLLERIDKQADRLSKNITIKEVLAYKTLISEFLKESVDSMVKFKKDSFLDGRGRHRVYGIIKKVDEELEGLTKDVLSKEKDNIRILKRLDDIRGLILDIYM encoded by the coding sequence ATGAAAATAAACGATGTGATGAATAAAACAACTCAGGCAATTGACTTGCCAAGCACACAGGATGTAAAAAAGAAGGATCTTCAAAGGTCTAAGTTCACAGAGGAATTAAATAGGGTGGATGAGCTAACTGTAAAAGAAAGGCTTGAAAAACTTCTCGAAAGAATAGACAAGCAGGCAGATAGATTATCAAAAAATATTACAATTAAAGAAGTTTTAGCATACAAGACCTTAATTTCTGAATTCTTAAAGGAATCTGTAGATTCAATGGTTAAATTTAAAAAGGATAGCTTTTTAGATGGTAGAGGAAGACATAGAGTTTATGGTATTATAAAGAAAGTAGATGAAGAATTAGAGGGGCTTACGAAAGACGTATTATCTAAAGAAAAGGACAACATAAGAATACTAAAGAGACTAGATGATATACGAGGATTGATTTTAGACATATACATGTAG
- a CDS encoding cyclic-di-AMP receptor, with amino-acid sequence MKLVIAIVQDEDAPRLVDKLMKTGYSVTKLASTGGFLKSGNTTLLIGVKKEEVDSVISIIEELCRSRKMITTPPPPVAWSSGIYMAYPVEVQVGGATIFVVDISRFEKV; translated from the coding sequence ATGAAGCTTGTCATAGCCATAGTTCAAGATGAAGATGCACCTAGGCTTGTGGATAAACTGATGAAAACGGGATATAGTGTTACTAAGCTTGCATCAACAGGAGGTTTTTTGAAGTCTGGAAATACAACCTTATTGATAGGGGTGAAAAAAGAAGAAGTAGATAGTGTCATTAGCATCATTGAGGAATTATGCAGATCTAGAAAGATGATTACCACTCCGCCTCCACCTGTTGCTTGGTCATCTGGAATATATATGGCATATCCAGTAGAGGTCCAGGTAGGAGGAGCTACAATATTTGTAGTAGATATAAGTAGATTTGAAAAGGTTTAG
- a CDS encoding cyclic-di-AMP receptor, whose amino-acid sequence MKLVIAITQDEDTANLVSKLTEEGFRVTKLASTGGFLKSGNTTLLIGVDDDKVEDLVKVIEKVCRPREVTTPATPMSLVEDVYMPYTYNIKVGGATIFILDVDRYERI is encoded by the coding sequence ATGAAACTTGTTATTGCCATAACTCAAGATGAAGATACTGCTAATCTAGTATCTAAACTAACTGAAGAAGGATTTAGAGTTACTAAGCTAGCTTCAACAGGAGGCTTCTTGAAATCAGGAAATACAACCTTATTGATAGGAGTAGATGATGATAAGGTTGAGGATTTAGTGAAAGTAATAGAGAAGGTATGTAGGCCAAGGGAGGTTACAACTCCTGCAACCCCGATGTCATTGGTAGAAGATGTTTATATGCCATATACCTATAACATAAAAGTAGGGGGAGCAACTATCTTCATATTAGATGTTGATAGATATGAGCGAATATAA
- the tmk gene encoding dTMP kinase, translating into MKGLFITLEGPDGSGKSTIARFLADYIKEKGYDVITTREPGGTKISEDIRDIILDNNNTSMSYVTEALLYAASRAQHVSQKIRPAIDEGKVIICERFVLSSLVYQGIGRGLGIEKVKEINDFAIQGVEPDLILFFDIPPEIAIRRKTKKNQGDRLEREKLDFHRKVYEGYLSLMEVYEGKIKTIDATKTKNDTFQQAKAALDNLFEKI; encoded by the coding sequence ATGAAGGGACTATTTATAACCTTAGAAGGGCCAGATGGTTCAGGGAAAAGCACAATAGCTAGATTTTTAGCAGATTATATAAAAGAAAAAGGATATGATGTAATCACTACCAGAGAACCAGGAGGAACCAAAATAAGTGAAGATATAAGAGACATAATACTTGATAATAATAATACCAGCATGTCATATGTAACAGAAGCTCTTCTGTATGCAGCCTCAAGGGCGCAGCATGTTTCCCAAAAGATACGTCCAGCAATAGATGAGGGTAAAGTGATAATATGCGAAAGATTTGTATTGTCAAGTCTTGTATATCAAGGTATAGGCAGAGGTCTTGGTATAGAAAAGGTTAAAGAAATCAACGATTTTGCAATTCAAGGAGTAGAGCCTGATTTAATTTTGTTTTTTGATATACCGCCGGAAATTGCTATTAGAAGAAAAACTAAAAAGAACCAAGGAGATAGACTAGAAAGGGAGAAGCTAGATTTTCATAGAAAGGTATACGAGGGATACCTCAGTTTAATGGAAGTATACGAGGGTAAAATTAAAACAATAGATGCAACAAAAACTAAAAATGATACTTTTCAACAGGCAAAGGCCGCTCTAGATAATTTATTTGAAAAAATCTAA